The sequence ATCTGGTTACAGGCGGTCATGTTTTAAATTTATGCGTCCTTGGTTCCCCACTGCCGGTGTCGAAAAACCTCCCGCCGCAGTATTAAGAAATTTTCTGTTTTATCTCAAGGTATGAAGCTAAGGGGATTGTCTTTTACAATCGTTAATAACGACAACCTTTAAAAAGAAATTGAATGTAGCTCGTACCTTATTGTTGGAGCTAGTTAAATTAAATTGATTGTTAATCAATAATCTTTTTTCTCCCCGTTAAAGGTCAATATAAGCCATAAATTGAATATTAAAGTAAGAAAATATAGCTTCAGACAGCAGAAAGCCTTAAGTGAGCCGGTGAAAAGATTTTTACTAAACCTCATCAAACAATAATTTTTTAAGTACGATTATTTAAATACACCTTATGGAGGATTGCAAAATTAAAAATTTGAAGTAAGAATAGGGAAAGGGCTTTACGCTTATAATTGAGAGACTTCGTATTTGTACAGAATAGGCAGGGGCTTTCGTTTTTTTGTCGAGCAACTTAACAAAAATTACTTATGGCATCCGAAAATCACGTCAGACAATATCTTGCATATTGGTTTCAGTTGGGTAAGAAGGTTTTGATTCGCAACGGCCAAGAAGCTTTGCAACCCAAACAAGTTTTCAATGGCAACCAATACAGTAATGAATTTGAAGAGTGCTGGCAGAAAATTATTGCCCCCAGTTCAGGAGACTGCTATTTGCAAGGCACACATGAAACCATCGCGCAGTTGCTAAGACCGACATGGGAGCTGATGCAGTGTGCACGCTGCACTATGCCAATTCCTATGGCAACGATGGGAATGCCACCCGAAGCCTGTCCTTGTAATGATCTATCTAATTGGCCAAACAACGAGGTTCCAGTTCCACGAGAAGCTGTTAACTCTCAAAATCATCTAAATTCCATTCGTAGTCGCTTAATTAAAGCCAATTCTCTCGTGGAAGAAGATAAACAGAATGAGGCTACTGAAACTGAATCCCCAGCTTTAAAGCTCCCTTTAGATATGCCCGTTTGTAATTGCCCCGACAAGACCCTAAACATCTCTAAATGATGCCATCGGGGCATTAATTTGCAGATTAAAATCACCCAGAATGCGAATAGGCGAATCAAACAAAAGTAGCAAACACGCCCTCTCAAGAAATCCCTAACCTTCAATTTTTTCTTGACACGGTGATCGCGCCCCAATCTTCCCATCCTGGCCCTATTTCCAAAAAAAAGAGGGGCGCGGCATCCCGCACCCCAGCAGCAATTTGATCGAAGCTAAGGCTTAAATTTTAGCTTCTTCCCTAACCAACTTATCCCAACCCAAATCCTTGAGACTGTTGTTGCGGCGAAGCGGACGAGTTACCAATTCCAAAATGTCACGCGCATTCGTAAAGCCGTGAATTTGAGCGAATGTGAACTCAACCGACCACTTAGTGTTGATTCCGCGTGCTTCTAGGGGGTTGGCGTGCGCCATGCCGGTGATTACCAGATCCACACCAATTTCTTTAATCCGCTGAATTTGGTTGTAATTATCCGGTTTCTCGACAATCCTAGGTAGTGGCACACCCATTTCATGGCAAGTCTTCTCTAACAAAGCCAGCTCAGCAGCCTGATAGCGCTTATCCATGTAAGGAATCCCAATTTCAGGGCAAGTCATGCCACAGCGAATCAGGAAGCGTGCCAGAGAAATTTCCAGCAGGTTGTCACCCATAAAGAAGACAGACTTGCCGCGAATGATCTGGAGGTAGTCTTCCAGATTTGCCCAAATGTTAGCTTCCCGCTCATCCAAACCCTTCGGTTCAATGCCTAGTACCGAGCAGATTTTCTCAATCCAAGCACGGGTGCCATCTGGCCCAATGGGGAAAGGAGAGCCGATTAGTTTGCACTTGCGCCGGCGCATCAAAGTCGTTGCGGTGCGGCTGAGGAAAGGATTAACCCCACTGACAAAATAGCCCTCTTCAATCACCGGCAGTTCGGTATAACGCTTGGAAGGCAGCCACCCAGAGACTTTAATGCCTTGCTTCTTCAGCTCCAACGTCAGCTGCGTTACTACTGGATCAGGCAGAGAACCAAAAAGAACCAGCGGCGTATGGTTGACATATTCTGCTTCATCTGCTGCTACTTCTTCCTTCTTTTTGCCAAAGTTGAGCAGTTTTTGAATTGCATTCCCCTCATTTTTTTGGGTTTCTCCCGCCGGCGCTTTTTCTGGGCAACGAGCCGCCATTGCTGCCAGCACCGTATCTTCCCCTTGGGTGAAAGCGTAGTCTAGCCCATTCGCACGAGCCGTCACAATCGGAATTCCAATCTCAGCTTCCAACTTAGGAGCCAAGCCTTCCAAATCCATCTTGATAATTTCAGTCGTGCAGGTGCCGATCCAAACGATCACACTGGGGTTGCGATCTCGCTTAATTTGCAAGCACAGTCGCTTCAGCTCATCATAATCATTCAGCTGAGCTGAAATATCCCCTTCTTCCAATTCCGCCATTGCATAACGGGGTTCTGCAAAAATCATCACCCCCATCGCGTTTTGGAGAAAATAGCCGCAAGTTTTCGTGCCAATGACTAAAAAGAAACTATCTTCAATCTTTTGGTACAGCCACGCCACGCAGCTAATGGGACAAAAGGTATGGTAATTGCCGGTTTCACACTCAAAATTGAGTGCTTCTGGTTGAGCAACAGTCATAAAATAACGCTTTTCTCCGTATAGGATTGCTGAAAATGAAGGTTGAACAAGACCTTACAAACCCGACAGCAAATCTTTCATTTCTGGATCATCGTCCGAATCCCATTCGTCCCGCGCCAGCGCATCCAGATCCGCTTCATCCAAGTCTGAGGAATCTTCACCTAAATCGCCAAAATTCATATCACCCAAGTCATCCTCTGAACTTTCATCGCCCAGAGAAGACATATCATCACCAAGATCGCCTAGATCCATGTCCCCAAAGGCATCAGTGGCATCGTCATCGAGAGCGCCCAAGCCCATATCATCATCGAGATCGTCGGAAACGCCGGCTCCAAATGCATCAGTGGCATCGTCATCGAGAGCGCCCAAGCCCATATCGTCATCGAGATCATCGGCAACGGCTACTCCAAATGCATCAGTGGCATCGTCATCGAGAGCGCCCAAGCCCATATCGTCATCGAGATCGTCGGCAACGGCTACTCCAAACGCATCGGTGGCATCGTCATCGAGAGCGCCCAAGCCCATATCGTCATCGAGATCGTCGGCAACGCCGGTTCCAAAGGCATCGGTAGAATCGTCATCGAGAGCGCCCAAGCCCATATCATCATCGAGATCGTCGGCAACGCCGGTTCCAAAGGCATCGGTGGCATCGTCATCGAGAGCGCCCAAGCCCATATCATCATCGAGATCGTCGGCAACGGCTACTCCAAACGCATCGGTAGAATCGTCATCGAGAGCGCCCAAGCCCATATCGTCATCGAGATCATCGGCAACGGCTACTCCAAAGGCATCGGTAGAATCGTCATCTAGAGTGCCCAAGCCCATATCATCGAGATCGTCGGATGTATCATCATCAAAGCCGGCGGGAGCCACTGCATCAAAATCATCCGAAGAGTCTTCATCAAGCTCATCAAGGCCGATGCCACCTAGCTCATCATCGGATATATCTTCATCGAAGTCAGCAACAGCCACCGCCCCGAAGTTAGCAGAAGATTCTTCATCGAGCGGATCAAGCCCCATATCCACCAGATCGTCATCGTCGGAAGACTCTTCATCAAAGTCAGGGGTAGACTCTGACAAGCCACTGAGACCTATCCCTCCCAATTCATCATCGGGTAAGTCTTCATCAAAGTCATCGGTGGTGTCTTCCATCATTGCTACTGCGGCAGCTACACCGAGCACGCCAACACCGGCAACCGCTGCCAAAGGTATGCCCATGTTTACACCCGTTAACTCATCTAAGTTTTCGGTAGCTGAGCTAATAGGTGCCGATGCCGAGATGGATGTCGTTGTCAGTTGCTCTTCATAAACCGCCGGTTCGCCGGTTGGGCTATTACCGAGTGCGATGTCTGGATCGAAATTCAACCCCAACACTTCTATCAGGGTTTCTGCATCTGGATTTAGCTTAGAAAAGGGCAGCATTAACTGTGCTAGCTTGGGTTCTAGCGCATTCATCGCGCCCAGGATGAAGTAAGAAGTGGGGCGTCTACCACCATCGGGGGTTTTAACGGCTGCCACTTTGATATGCAGGCTCAGCCAGTCATGATTGGCTTGGTAATATTGCAACCACTTTTGTTTTAAAGCACTTGAGAAGTCATCGAAAAAAGCCATAGTTGCTATCCCCCGTCTTGCTGCAACAAAGTATGATTTTTTGTGTTTCAAGAACCGCAGTCTTGTACTGAATCATACTAGCCAATCAGCTACCCTCGCTCCCTCTTATCCTGGTTGTTTGGGTGTGTACTGCTGTGAGCTATACCATCATCAGGTCTAATTTTTCTTCTTCGCTGGTGGCTTTGGGCTGAGTCGGGTTGAGGTAGAAGTCAGACAGCAAGGAGAACAACTCCCGATCTGGGGCATCGTTGGGCACGACACCTTCTGGACGAGCTAGGATTTGGTCGGCGATGTTGAGGTAGTAGTCGCAGACGTAGTTGAGGGAAGGGTCTGTCTCTGCCATTTCAAACAAAGTTTTGCCTTTGACGCGAGAGACGCGAATATCTTCAATCAGCGGCAGGACTTCTAACACCGGCATCGGCACGGCTTCGATATATTTTTCGATTAAATCGCGCTTGGAGGTGCGGTTACCAATTAAGCCGGCGAGGCGCAAGGGGTGGGTACGGGCTTTTTCCCGTACGGATGCGGCAATTCGGTTGGCGGCAAACAAGGCGTCAAATCCGTTGTCGGTGACAATTATGCAGTAGTCAGCATAGTTGAGGGGGGCTGCAAATCCACCGCAAACCACGTCTCCGAGAACGTCAAACAAAATTACGTCGTATTCGTCGAAGGCGTTAAGTTCTTTGAGCAGTTTCACGGTTTCGCCCACGACGTAACCGCCACAACCGGCACCCGCAGGAGGCCCGCCGGCTTCTACGCAATCAACGCCGCCATAGCCTTTGTAAATAACGTCTTCTGGCCAAACGTCTTCGTAGTGATAATCCTTTTCTTGCAGCGTGTCAATAATCGTGGGAATCAGGAAGCCGGTGAGGGTAAATGTGCTGTCGTGCTTCGGATCGCAGCCGATTTGCAACACTTTTTTACCGCGTCTTGCTAGAGCCACGGAGATATTACAGCTGGTTGTAGATTTACCGATTCCGCCTTTTCCGTAAACTGCTAGTTTCACTCTCGTAATCTCCTTAAATAGTTGCGTCTCAAATCTTTAATGTCTATGAATGCCACGTTTAGCCGGCACTTTGGCGCTGCTCTTCCAGTTCAGCCTTGCTTTCGTCTGTTCTGGTTGTTGAAAGCATTATTGTCCATATTCCCCTGAAAAGAAAGGGGTTAAATCGATAGATCAGGGCTTAAAAGCTCTTTGTACCGTTCTTACAGGTCATAATACCGCTTAATCTTCTTTCTATTCTTTTTTAAGCTTTATTAAAGATTTTAAATATAGTTGATGTATTAATTTTTATAAAAATACGAACAAAAAGCAAAAATTTTACTAAGTAAGGACAAACAACCTCTAGCCGGCTTGCTCTGATCAAGCGAGCCGGTGCGATATTTTCACCTCAAAGAGCCTGTGGGGAAGCATTTTGGCTCAGTAATCCCTATCGATCCCAGCCCGATTCTCTGGGGACATTCCTTGCAACGAGTCAAGTGAAACTACCGGATTTAGGGGCTAAGCAATTTATTTGAGATTTTTGTTAAGAATATTTAAATGTTTAAGATATCTATGAAAACCCTTCAGAGGCGTAGGTCTAGGCAACAACTTTCTGGGCAAATTCTGAGCAATTTATCCTGAATTGGCCCATCTGGAACCCTCAAAAATCCCTGGTTAGGCTGATCAGCTGATTATGAGCCGATCCCAATGGAGCTAGCACCCTTTACGGCTTATTCGGTTTTCTTGCCGATCTTTGGCCAAGTAAAGCGAAAGGCTGTCCCTTCACCTTCTTCAGAGTCTATAGAGATCATGCCGCCTTCACTTTCAACAATTTTTTTGACCAAAGACAACCCAATGCCGGTGTTCTCTGTCGTATCGCGTGATTGTAACGTTTGAAAAATGACAAACACTCGTTCGTGATATTGCGGCGCAATCCCCGGCCCATCATCAGCTACAGAAAACTCATAGAAATCTTTTTTCTCTTCAACCGTAACCTTCACACAACCATCAGGGCGATCATGGTGCTTTATGGCATTACTGAGCAAATTAGAAAAGACTTGTTCTAAAAGCAACCGCGAGGTTTTTAACGTTGGCATTCCAGGGCAAACTTCAACCGTAAACGCGGGTGGCGGGGCGAGAGAATCGATCACATCTTTGAGGATTGCCTCAACAGAGACCGTTTCTAATTCCGTCTTCAACCGCCCCACACGGGAGTATTCGAGGATACCATTAATTAAATTTTCCATGCGATGCACGCGCCCTCGCAGTAGATTCATTTGGTGTTGCGTATCCTCACTCAGCTTGTCCTCCAAGTCTTCTTCCAGCCACATTGAGAGGTTAGCAATTGCCCGCAGTGGCGCTTTCAAATCGTGGGAGATCACATAAGCAAACTGATCGAGTTCTTGGTTGCGTTTCTCCAAAGCTGTGTTCGTCTGCGTCAGCACAATCGTCAAGCGGGCTAGTTCCTCTGCGCGTGATGAAAGTGTTTCCTGTGCTTGTTTGGCTTCAGTGATGTCAATCATCAGTCCTCGCACCTTCACGACAGCGCCTTCGTGATCGTGGACAATATAAGCTCTGTTTCGCAACCACAGTAGCTGACCATCTGCGGCCACACATCTATACTCAAACTGATGATCTCTGCCGGCGAGGGTTTCCGTTCGTGCAAAAGCTTGCGCCCAGTCGCGATCATCGGGATGGAAAAGGCTAAGCCAGAAATCTGGTTCCTCTGTCCATTTGTCTAGAGGATAGCCCAGAATTTGTTCAGCACTTTGGCTGACAAATGTAAATTTCTCAGTGAAGGGATCGGCTTCCCAAAAGATTGCGTGACCTAAACCATTGACTAAATCGCGAAACCGCTGTTCTGCAGATTCAGCTTGCCCCCGTGCTGTTTGCTCGCTTTTTAACAATTGATCTTTGAGCCGGTTTGCCGCTTCTAATTGGGCGGTTCGCTCCAAGACTCGTTGTTCTAGGTCTCTATTTAGGCTGGAAATTTCTTCGGCTTGTCTTTTAACTTCTGCTGTCTTCTTGAACAGATCAACAAATACTGAAACTTTAGAGATTAAGATTTCTGGTTCAATGGGTTTAAACAGGTAATCCACCGCCCCCAGAGAGTAACCTTGAAATACAAATGAATCGCTTTTGCTAAATGCTGTTAGAAAAATAATCGGGGTGAGCCGCGTCCGCTGTCTTTCTCTAATCAGCGTTGCTGTCTCAAATCCATCTATCCCTGGCATTTGGACATCAAGCAGGATAACAGCAAAATCTTGATGCAGCAGACATCTTAAGGCTTCTTCGCCAGATTGGGCTTTGACTAAATTCTGACCGAGTCCTTCTAGGATGGCCTCTAAGGCCAGCAAGTTTTTGGGATGGTCGTCAACGAGGAGAATGTTAGCTTTTGGTTCGGCTTGCATATTGTCTAGCGGATAAATAGTTAAACAGGTAAAATGAACAATAAGGTTAAACTTTCAATTTCAAATTGTACCTTAAATTAATTAAAGGGATGTGAAAAAGATTGCTGTTAATAAACAAATTGGGTGAAAGTAAGCCTACTTTTTTAATTTAAGCTAAATCATAATTTATAAAAAAAAAAAATTCAAAGCGCTTCACTCAAGCTTTTTAGAAGTGAGGGGCAGAAAAATCGTAAATACCGCTCCTTCAGGCGCTTTACTGTGAACGCTAATGTTTCCTCCGTGGGCTACAACAATACGCCGAGCAATGGCTAGTCCCAAGCCCGTTCCACCTTTCTTGCGAGAGGAATCGGCTGTATAAAACTCTTCAAAAATATGGGGGAGATCAGTTTCGCTGATCCCTGCTCCCTGATCTTGGATTTGGACAGCAACTTTAGAGCCTTCTACTCGCCCAGAAACAAATATTCTAGAGTTTGACACGGAATACTTAATCGCATTATCTAGGATGTTTAAAAAAGCTTGCAGTAACCGTTCTGGATCGCCTTGGATCTGCACGTCGGGCATATCTTGCTGGATACTCATTCCTTTGGTTTGCATCCGCAGTTCCATTGCACTCTCAGCTCGGTTGATGAGATATTGAAGACTCAAAGGTTGCTTCTCCAAATGAACAACACCGGCTTCGAGCCGGCCTAAATCCAGCAAATCTTGGATCAGCCGTGACAGGCGCACTGTCTCATCCTGTGCAGTTCGGATAAACCGGGCGCGTAACTCCGGTTCTTCAGCAGCTCCTCTTTCTAGAGCTTCCAGGGTCACTGTAACATTGCTAACGGGAGTGCGGAGTTCGTGAGATACATTTGCCAGGAAGGCTCGCCGTTCATTATCGAGTGAAGCCAGCCGTTCGCTCATCCGGTTCAATTCAATGGCTAATTGCCCTAGTTCATCGTTGCCCAAGATGTTGAGCTTCTCTCCTAAATGACCACTGCCAAGGCGCACGGCAAACCGGGACATGGCTTGGATCGGCGTTGCCATGCTGCGGGCGAGCCATAAACTAATCGCAGCACAGAGCAAGAACGTTAAGATCAGGGTTCCCAGAACCGTAGAAATGATCGTTCTAAACTGGCGCTGGAACTGAGTGAGGGTTAGGGACATCCGCAAAAGACCGATCAGCCGACCATTGCGGTTTAGTGGCTGCGCGACGAACACTCTGTCATCATTTGAAAGAACACCTTTGCCAAAGCCTAGCACCCGCTTGTTTTGAAGTCCTTTTCTAACGCCTGGAATCTTTAACCAGTCTTTTATTTGCCAATCTATTTGTGGAGAGGAGGTAGACAAGAGGCGGCCTTCTGGCCCAAAGATTCGCAGATTGATGGTTTCGGGTGCACCGTAGCGTTTTACAAGCAATTCTACTTGCCTCAAATCGTTGTCTTCAAGCGCATCGGCTACGCTTTCGCTCAAAGGGGTAGACCAGGTCTCTAATTCTGCCTGTTTTGTTTTCATGAAAGAGGCGTGGAAAGCCCACAAAAGGTAGCCGGCTAGGAGCGATGTACCGAGTGCAGTTAGCCCTAGGTAAGTGGCTAAAAGTTTGGCGTGAATGGAATTCCATTTAATCCGAATGGTAACTCACCTCCTTAAGGCGATTCGTCAGTGATGATTTATTATGAAATCGTGAAGCTGAATTGTGGCCTTCAGCTTCCGATTTCAACCAGCTAAAAATTTATTAATTGCGGCTTTTTGTTGTGGCAGACAAACAAAGTAAAAACCTAATAACCAACTATTTATTAAAGCGAAAGCTAGCTTTCTGTTTTTACTGCCGGCGGACATCTCAACGTCAAATATTATGAACGATTTTATCCATTTATCGTAATCACATTGTTATTTTATTTGTGAAGAATTTGAGCTACGGGTACACCGGCGCAAGATAGCTTCGATTCGGGCCAGCAGCTCACGAGTGTTAAAAGGTTTGGTGAGATAATCATCTGCCCCGGCTTTTAACCCCCAAACTTTGTCTGCATCGTGATCTTTGGCAGTCAAAATCAGGATCGGAACATCCGAGAAAGCGCGAATGC is a genomic window of Microcoleus sp. FACHB-672 containing:
- a CDS encoding ferredoxin:protochlorophyllide reductase (ATP-dependent) subunit N, with amino-acid sequence MTVAQPEALNFECETGNYHTFCPISCVAWLYQKIEDSFFLVIGTKTCGYFLQNAMGVMIFAEPRYAMAELEEGDISAQLNDYDELKRLCLQIKRDRNPSVIVWIGTCTTEIIKMDLEGLAPKLEAEIGIPIVTARANGLDYAFTQGEDTVLAAMAARCPEKAPAGETQKNEGNAIQKLLNFGKKKEEVAADEAEYVNHTPLVLFGSLPDPVVTQLTLELKKQGIKVSGWLPSKRYTELPVIEEGYFVSGVNPFLSRTATTLMRRRKCKLIGSPFPIGPDGTRAWIEKICSVLGIEPKGLDEREANIWANLEDYLQIIRGKSVFFMGDNLLEISLARFLIRCGMTCPEIGIPYMDKRYQAAELALLEKTCHEMGVPLPRIVEKPDNYNQIQRIKEIGVDLVITGMAHANPLEARGINTKWSVEFTFAQIHGFTNARDILELVTRPLRRNNSLKDLGWDKLVREEAKI
- a CDS encoding DUF5331 domain-containing protein — protein: MAFFDDFSSALKQKWLQYYQANHDWLSLHIKVAAVKTPDGGRRPTSYFILGAMNALEPKLAQLMLPFSKLNPDAETLIEVLGLNFDPDIALGNSPTGEPAVYEEQLTTTSISASAPISSATENLDELTGVNMGIPLAAVAGVGVLGVAAAVAMMEDTTDDFDEDLPDDELGGIGLSGLSESTPDFDEESSDDDDLVDMGLDPLDEESSANFGAVAVADFDEDISDDELGGIGLDELDEDSSDDFDAVAPAGFDDDTSDDLDDMGLGTLDDDSTDAFGVAVADDLDDDMGLGALDDDSTDAFGVAVADDLDDDMGLGALDDDATDAFGTGVADDLDDDMGLGALDDDSTDAFGTGVADDLDDDMGLGALDDDATDAFGVAVADDLDDDMGLGALDDDATDAFGVAVADDLDDDMGLGALDDDATDAFGAGVSDDLDDDMGLGALDDDATDAFGDMDLGDLGDDMSSLGDESSEDDLGDMNFGDLGEDSSDLDEADLDALARDEWDSDDDPEMKDLLSGL
- the bchL gene encoding ferredoxin:protochlorophyllide reductase (ATP-dependent) iron-sulfur ATP-binding protein, with the translated sequence MKLAVYGKGGIGKSTTSCNISVALARRGKKVLQIGCDPKHDSTFTLTGFLIPTIIDTLQEKDYHYEDVWPEDVIYKGYGGVDCVEAGGPPAGAGCGGYVVGETVKLLKELNAFDEYDVILFDVLGDVVCGGFAAPLNYADYCIIVTDNGFDALFAANRIAASVREKARTHPLRLAGLIGNRTSKRDLIEKYIEAVPMPVLEVLPLIEDIRVSRVKGKTLFEMAETDPSLNYVCDYYLNIADQILARPEGVVPNDAPDRELFSLLSDFYLNPTQPKATSEEEKLDLMMV
- a CDS encoding ATP-binding protein is translated as MQAEPKANILLVDDHPKNLLALEAILEGLGQNLVKAQSGEEALRCLLHQDFAVILLDVQMPGIDGFETATLIRERQRTRLTPIIFLTAFSKSDSFVFQGYSLGAVDYLFKPIEPEILISKVSVFVDLFKKTAEVKRQAEEISSLNRDLEQRVLERTAQLEAANRLKDQLLKSEQTARGQAESAEQRFRDLVNGLGHAIFWEADPFTEKFTFVSQSAEQILGYPLDKWTEEPDFWLSLFHPDDRDWAQAFARTETLAGRDHQFEYRCVAADGQLLWLRNRAYIVHDHEGAVVKVRGLMIDITEAKQAQETLSSRAEELARLTIVLTQTNTALEKRNQELDQFAYVISHDLKAPLRAIANLSMWLEEDLEDKLSEDTQHQMNLLRGRVHRMENLINGILEYSRVGRLKTELETVSVEAILKDVIDSLAPPPAFTVEVCPGMPTLKTSRLLLEQVFSNLLSNAIKHHDRPDGCVKVTVEEKKDFYEFSVADDGPGIAPQYHERVFVIFQTLQSRDTTENTGIGLSLVKKIVESEGGMISIDSEEGEGTAFRFTWPKIGKKTE
- a CDS encoding sensor histidine kinase; this encodes MKTKQAELETWSTPLSESVADALEDNDLRQVELLVKRYGAPETINLRIFGPEGRLLSTSSPQIDWQIKDWLKIPGVRKGLQNKRVLGFGKGVLSNDDRVFVAQPLNRNGRLIGLLRMSLTLTQFQRQFRTIISTVLGTLILTFLLCAAISLWLARSMATPIQAMSRFAVRLGSGHLGEKLNILGNDELGQLAIELNRMSERLASLDNERRAFLANVSHELRTPVSNVTVTLEALERGAAEEPELRARFIRTAQDETVRLSRLIQDLLDLGRLEAGVVHLEKQPLSLQYLINRAESAMELRMQTKGMSIQQDMPDVQIQGDPERLLQAFLNILDNAIKYSVSNSRIFVSGRVEGSKVAVQIQDQGAGISETDLPHIFEEFYTADSSRKKGGTGLGLAIARRIVVAHGGNISVHSKAPEGAVFTIFLPLTSKKLE
- a CDS encoding response regulator transcription factor, which translates into the protein MYHVLLVDDEEPLRASLTFSLVQEGYKVMTAGDGLTALEMVKQKVPDIIILDLMLPGMDGMELCWRIRAFSDVPILILTAKDHDADKVWGLKAGADDYLTKPFNTRELLARIEAILRRCTRSSNSSQIK